CCGGAATATCCTTAACACCGGATGAAAAGCGTTTAATAGCCAGGAAACTGGATGAATTAGGAGTTGATGTAATTGAGGCCGGTTCAGCCATTACATCCGAAGGGGAAAGGGAAGGTATTAAAAAAGTAACTTCTGAAGGGCTTTCTGCGGAGATATGCAGCTTCACCAGGGCAGTTCAGGTAGACATTGACGCTGCCCTGGAATGTGATGTGGATAGCATCCACCTGGTGGTTCCCACATCAGACCTGCACCTGGAATACAAATTACGCAAGTCCCGCGAAGAAGTGAAGACCATGGCTATAGAATCAACCCAGTACGCAGTTGACCATGGTTTACTGGTGGAATTATCAGCAGAAGACTCCACCCGTAGTGATATGGAATACCTGAAAGAGATATTCCAGGCAGGCATAGATGCCGGGGCAAAACGTATATGTGCCTGTGATACAGTGGGAATGTTAACCCCAGAACGTTCCTATGAATTTTACGGGCAACTGGCAGAGTTAAAAGTTCCATTAAGTGTACACTGCCATAACGACTTTGGACTGGCTGTTGCAAACTCCCTCAGTGGATTAAGAGCAGGTGCAACCCAGGCCCATGTAACAATCAATGGAATCGGGGAAAGAGCAGGCAATGCATCCCTGGAAGAGTTAGTAGTTTCATTATATTCACTATATGATGTTAAGACCAATGTGAAACTTTCCATGTTATATGAAGTCTCTAAAATGGTGGCCAGGATAACAGGGATGTACTTACAGCCCAATAAGGCCATTGTCGGTGAGAACGCCTTTGCCCATGAGTCTGGAATCCACGCTGATGGGGTTATGAAGAAAGCTGAAACATACGAGCCTATAACCCCCGAACTTGTGGGACACAAACGTCGTTTCGTTATGGGTAAACATGTGGGTTCTCATATCATCAAAGAAAGAATCAGTGAGATGGGTTTCATAGTTGATCAGGAGAGGTTCTCCCAAATATTTAACAGAATAAAAGCACTGGGGGATATGGGAAAATGCGTCACTGATGTGGATTTACAGGCCATAGCTGAAGATGTTATGGGAGTAATGGCGGAAAAACCAGTGGAACTCCAGGAACTAACCATTGTATCCGGAAACAAGGTAATACCCACTGCATCGGTGAAACTGAAAATTGGTGATGTTGAAAAATTAGAGGCAGGAGTTGGTGTGGGGCCGGTTGACGCAGCCATAGTGGCTATTAAAAAGACCATAGAAGATGTTGCTGACATAGAATTTGAAGAATACCACGTGGATGCCATAACTGGAGGAACCGATGCACTTATTGATGTGGTGGTAAAACTCAAACACGACGGCAAAGTGGTAAGCGCCAGGAGCACACAACCCGATATTATAAACGCCAGTGTAGAAGCATTTCTGGCCGGTATAAACAAAGTTTTAACTGATAAAAAGCTTAAAAAGTCTGAAAAACTCTTATAAATATCAAACTAGTTATTAGAAATTCTATTATTTTTTAGTGAAAATTCATTAAAAATATTAAAAAGAATTAATTAAAGAATCATATCACGATGGATGAGAATTTAAAGAAATTATATCCCTAGAGACATTCAGGGGGTGATGTAAGTAATGGGACAGTACACTTTCATGAACCATGAAATACAAATAGCTGGTTTTAAAGGGGAAATTAACGATACAAACGAGATAATGGGCTATATACGGGATATAAGTTCAGAGTGTAACAGTGGGAAGTGTATAATCCAACTACTACAGGCCCGGGGAATAGCTGGTGAGAAACACATCTTACAGGCAACATTCCAGGCCATTAAAGCATTTGAACGGAACAATAACACGGCAAAAGACATGGGATTGGAAATATGTGTTCGAGCTTCATCCCAGAGGCAGATATCCAGAGCCCTTAAAATTTTAGGCATAGGAAAAGGTAAAATGGATATCTGTATGGTGGCGGTGGATTGTGAAGAAAATATCCAGAACCAGGTGGAGAAAGTTCTGGGTAGAAAGCACGACGAAGTACTCCAGGCAGATGTAGATGCACTGCAAGAATTGTATGAAATCTCCCCTCTGGAAATAACGAGTGCAGGAAACATTGAACGGGTTATGATAGAAAGAACCGCTCTTTTAAATCTTG
Above is a genomic segment from Methanobacterium sp. containing:
- a CDS encoding (R)-citramalate synthase yields the protein MKARIFDTTLRDGEQTPGISLTPDEKRLIARKLDELGVDVIEAGSAITSEGEREGIKKVTSEGLSAEICSFTRAVQVDIDAALECDVDSIHLVVPTSDLHLEYKLRKSREEVKTMAIESTQYAVDHGLLVELSAEDSTRSDMEYLKEIFQAGIDAGAKRICACDTVGMLTPERSYEFYGQLAELKVPLSVHCHNDFGLAVANSLSGLRAGATQAHVTINGIGERAGNASLEELVVSLYSLYDVKTNVKLSMLYEVSKMVARITGMYLQPNKAIVGENAFAHESGIHADGVMKKAETYEPITPELVGHKRRFVMGKHVGSHIIKERISEMGFIVDQERFSQIFNRIKALGDMGKCVTDVDLQAIAEDVMGVMAEKPVELQELTIVSGNKVIPTASVKLKIGDVEKLEAGVGVGPVDAAIVAIKKTIEDVADIEFEEYHVDAITGGTDALIDVVVKLKHDGKVVSARSTQPDIINASVEAFLAGINKVLTDKKLKKSEKLL
- the cgi121 gene encoding KEOPS complex subunit Cgi121, producing the protein MGQYTFMNHEIQIAGFKGEINDTNEIMGYIRDISSECNSGKCIIQLLQARGIAGEKHILQATFQAIKAFERNNNTAKDMGLEICVRASSQRQISRALKILGIGKGKMDICMVAVDCEENIQNQVEKVLGRKHDEVLQADVDALQELYEISPLEITSAGNIERVMIERTALLNLEI